In Hydractinia symbiolongicarpus strain clone_291-10 chromosome 4, HSymV2.1, whole genome shotgun sequence, the following proteins share a genomic window:
- the LOC130641238 gene encoding 40S ribosomal protein S8-like gives MLKNQVRNLENLVRRINKEDLWRKAYRAMKFVWPLIKKFVSQFLLENLNNSYENLYKSLKKMTSKTAITKACRCFFPRFFSTTPVTGRLKAEWRVDRRPADTRLSAEDVIEERKAFGGYKKWKAVNISKGKYVLESQGIEKCLPILDVLYSAAGKKYSEEKIMVKGAYILVDASDIKDDLNIDSLLDASKDSDMSDVEDTVKANVIDLLNSKKLIARITSRPGQVGNCDGVIVEGKELIDMISKLGNNI, from the exons atgctcaAAAATCAGGTGCGAAATTTAGAAAACTTGGTGAGGCGAATAAATAAAGAGGATCTGTGGAGGAAAGCATACAGGGCAATGAAATTTGTATGGCCATTGATTAAAAAATTCGTATCGCAATTCTTATTGGAAAATCTTAATAATTCATATGAAAATTTGTATAA GTCTTTAAAAAAGATGACTTCTAAAACTGCGATAACAAAGGCTTGTCGCTGTTTCTTTCCAAGATTTTTTTCAACTACACCTGTCACTGGTCGACTAAAAGCTGAATGGCGTGTGGACAGAAGACCAGCCGATACACGATTGTCAGCAGAAGATGTTATAGAAGAAAGAAAAGCTTTTGGTGGTTATAAAAAATGGAAAGCTGTAAATATAAGCAAAGGAAAATATGTACTAGAATCACAAGGAATTGAAAAATGTCTCCCTATATTGGATGTTCTTTATAGTGCTGCTGGAAAAAAGTACagcgaagaaaaaataatggTAAAGGGAGCTTATATTTTAGTTGATGCATCAGATATTAAAGATGATTTAAACATCGACTCACTGTTGGATGCTTCGAAAGACTCAGACATGAGTGATGTAGAAGACACAGTTAAAGCTAATGTTATTGATTTGTTAAACAGCAAGAAACTTATTGCAAGAATTACATCTCGTCCAGGTCAAGTTGGGAATTGCGATGGTGTTATTGTTGAAGGAAAAGAATTAATAGATATGATAAGTAAACTTGGAAATAATATATAG